In Schaalia sp. JY-X169, the following are encoded in one genomic region:
- a CDS encoding META domain-containing protein — protein MRKIFSAVAVVGLLAMGVAGCSSSGGTQSSEGAPITQESAAGSWVLVDGKGPEGEVKPTEETPIELTIESDGQFSGSSGCNSIMGAMTVTDGSVDMGTIGQTMMACEEDAMTLEFAYTQALDSVTAGTASAEEMTLTGEGTELHFKPAGS, from the coding sequence ATGAGGAAGATTTTTTCGGCTGTTGCAGTGGTAGGACTTCTTGCGATGGGGGTTGCGGGATGCTCCTCCTCCGGTGGAACTCAGAGTTCCGAAGGGGCCCCAATCACACAGGAGTCCGCGGCGGGATCCTGGGTTCTCGTCGATGGGAAGGGGCCGGAAGGCGAGGTCAAGCCGACTGAGGAGACCCCCATTGAGCTAACGATTGAATCAGACGGACAGTTCTCAGGCAGCAGCGGCTGTAACTCGATCATGGGAGCCATGACTGTCACCGATGGCAGTGTGGACATGGGAACCATCGGGCAGACCATGATGGCATGTGAAGAGGATGCGATGACACTTGAGTTTGCGTACACGCAGGCTCTGGACTCTGTCACCGCGGGGACAGCCTCGGCTGAAGAAATGACGCTGACGGGAGAGGGTACCGAGCTGCATTTCAAGCCAGCAGGTAGCTAG
- a CDS encoding methylated-DNA--[protein]-cysteine S-methyltransferase, with the protein MSNPRRGKVALVYRHITSPVGPLFAVASRRGLAALSFEPEATLEQLGLATPRTAAPSEAKQAQVDHPGVEILDQVETQLSEYFAGQRHSFALVLDLLPTFEVDEGGPEVPNPWVSASGRFRQTVQVALSGIPYGKTASYGRVAELVGHPRAARAVGSACATNPLPIILPCHRVTKADGSLGNYTGGTEIKRALLDLERPRT; encoded by the coding sequence ATGTCAAACCCTAGACGAGGCAAAGTAGCGCTGGTATACCGTCACATCACTTCTCCCGTCGGCCCTCTGTTCGCGGTGGCCAGCCGACGGGGCCTGGCTGCCCTGTCGTTCGAACCCGAAGCCACGCTTGAGCAGCTAGGACTCGCAACACCACGCACCGCTGCGCCCAGCGAAGCGAAACAGGCCCAAGTTGATCATCCAGGGGTAGAAATCCTCGACCAGGTCGAAACTCAGCTATCAGAGTATTTTGCGGGCCAGCGCCACAGTTTCGCCCTCGTACTTGATCTGCTGCCAACATTTGAAGTCGACGAGGGCGGGCCAGAGGTTCCGAACCCCTGGGTGTCGGCAAGCGGACGTTTTCGACAAACCGTCCAAGTGGCACTCTCAGGAATTCCGTATGGGAAGACGGCCTCGTACGGGCGGGTGGCCGAGCTCGTTGGACATCCGAGAGCGGCCCGAGCCGTGGGGTCGGCCTGCGCCACGAACCCACTGCCGATCATTCTGCCCTGCCACAGGGTCACCAAGGCCGACGGCTCGCTAGGAAATTACACGGGTGGGACCGAAATAAAGAGAGCCCTTCTCGACCTCGAACGTCCTCGTACCTGA